A window of Hippoglossus stenolepis isolate QCI-W04-F060 chromosome 16, HSTE1.2, whole genome shotgun sequence contains these coding sequences:
- the ep300b gene encoding histone acetyltransferase p300 isoform X7, which translates to MADNVLESGPPSAKRPKLSSPALSVSASDGNDFGSFFDLEHDLPDELISSSDLGLTNGGDASQLHTTLGGIGLGGQDAAAKHKQLSELLRAGAPAQQGGPTSNSTAPGASMGMMGGVSVSPGGPQAMPPQGQQQQPGLMQQVGMVGGMAAHNRAASMMGNQKGNTGQQGLMGGQVMNGSPRMGYPGNAGMGNSSNLLAETLQQGPMGPGGQAGMRPQQPGALNKMNMMANAGPYGGPYGQSAGQGLPGAGLGPQLQNKTGLPNNMANQFNMDKKGPPGQGMPGMPSQQQQPGAVGGVSVGGAAAAVGGPQVGLNVVGAGPGTAPPTADPEKRKLIQQQLVLLLHAHKCQRREQANGEVRQCNLPHCRTMKNVLNHMTHCQAGKSCQVAHCASSRQIISHWKNCTRHDCPVCLPLKNAGDKRNQQSLLNSAGVGLVNSLGSGVPGGQSNTPNLNPPNQIDPSSIERAYAALGLTYQGNQMPQQQSTNMPNQGLQGQPGMRTLNTMGANSMGVNGGVQSPNQQSTLLPDAMLHNNMNVQSLMNDSLGSLGSMPTATPPSAAGMRKSWHEDITQDLRNHLVHKLSVQAIFPTPDPAALKDRRMENLVAYARKVEGDMYESANSRAEYYHLLAEKIYKIQKELEEKRKTRLQKQGMMPGQPGIGSPGLPQGPPSMGQPPMLPGQPPNGPHIDPSMVRPAGPNQMVNRMQNPAGMNQFGQMGMQSMGQRSTPPLPLGSPMNQMGMGAARMGQPNATQLQNQYLPQGQFPGSSPGLGSGPSGMNQPGPQTTVPQQNQMSTPPSLPVSSPAPQSASSAPGSGAPGGSMGPGSATGAGSLPSLPQSSTPTQSNSYPHCPSIRTNSPSPARSLTPQPHQTPPTLPGSQTPQPHTPSTPQLPPPQHPQQQQQQQQQQQQQQQTLQQQQQQQQQQPPSAQSVNSEKAGQHPQKTLGGVASSGPQASQASSVPNQNAHVPPQLPKTPLSAKPSLTGDCQVSSPASVNSSTDASSQPAPSDGPAASQEEVKMEVKKQEEEEDEGTDSQGEGKGKMGKGQADVKTEEKPEIKKEKLSSDGCKGEPMDTSSFSTSSSVTTGEDKKPEVKKEPKEEDEGSASSTSSPASAQCKKKIFKPEELRQALMPTLEALYRQDPESLPFRQPVDPQLLGIPDYFDIVKNPMDLSTIKRKLDTGQYQEPWQYVDDIWLMFNNAWLYNRKTSRVYKYCSKLAEVFESEIDPVMQGLGYCCGRKFEFSPQTLCCYGKQLCTIQRDAAYFSYQNRYHFCEKCFNEIQGETVSLGDDPSQPQTLTFKPLNTENFFGVIKDRRNIKADRQMSINKEQFQRKKNDTLDPELLVECIDCGRKMHQICVLHHDTIWPLGFTCDSCLKKANKTRKENKYAARRLPQTKLGGYLESRVNDYLKRHGQPESGDITIRVVHVSDKVVEVKPGMKSRFVDSGEMSESFPYRMKALFAFEDIDGADVCFFGMHVQEYGSDCPPPNQRRVYISYLDSVHFFKPRHLRTAVYHEILLGYLEYVKRQGYTTGHIWACPPSEGDDYIFHCHPMDQKIPKPKRLQEWYRKMLDKAVAERIVHDYKDVFKQATEDRLTSAKELPYFEGDFWPNVLEESIKELEQEEEERKREENSTSNESIDATKGDSKNAKKKNNKKTSKNKSSLSRANKKKPGMPNVSNDLSQKLYATMEKHKEVFFVIRLIAGPTANSLPAITDVDPLMACDLMDGRDAFLTLARDKHLEFSSLRRSLWSSMCMLVELHNQSQDRFVYTCNECKHHVETRYHCTVCEDYDLCITCYNIKGHEHKMDKLGLGLDDDSNNASAAATQSPGDSRRLSIQRCIQSLVHACQCRNANCSLPSCQKMKRVVQHTKGCKRKTNGGCPICKQLIALCCYHAKHCQENKCPVPFCLNIKQKLRQQQLQHRLQQAQMLRRRMASMQRVGQAAVGPPGGPVVGLPSPGNNGTTAPSTPTSVGTQPPTPQTPTQTMPPVPQQGMGPGPGVQQQQQQPGGMPSQSGMPPQHPHHQFPQMSPQHQQQMLQVQQQQQQQQQQQQQQQQQHQQQQLQLQQQQQLQQQQQHSGAGTNPQQLQQHPNNLPPYASRPPGSSPIHQSQGKPVLRSATPPQLQPGGTVMAGSVGGQQPPNQAQPPLSQQHPSGPPPAAVEIAMKIQQVADAQRKMALQRQAAQAAAGLMPPHPHHQQGQGQQISMGHPGAVGMVGPQGMPQQSAAVAAARAHMEQQQSAQPGMMVGAGGPMQQSPQQVNLPQGQLPPQVQLQQQRMGAPLQNPQQQQQQWAGQGMPPQQRQAMMNQMGHPAMMAAQQQQLQQQQQQQQQQQQQQQQQQQQQQQQQQQHQQAQGHAALINMAQQQQQQGAGVPGGAVPGATGVPGAIAAGGNIPQAALQDLLRTLRSPSSPIQQQQVLNILRSNPQLMAAFIKQRASKYKGVPGAPGGPGGPGAMPGGPGPTGGPVGNAMAGGGPQVNMNSAGSGQPGMHMASQGGTNVNMATMAQLQQQQQLQQQQQQQQLQQQQLQQLQQQQQLQQQQQLQQQQQLQQQQQLQQQQQRPMLSSLQQQQVAALQQQQQQQQQQQQQQQQQQQQQQQQQQQQQQQQQQGGVRPMQGQGPMGNLNTTQFREMLMRRHLQQQQQQQQQQQQQQMGVNHGQFQQPQPPQGQSYMGQPGMQPPTVGQGQAGGPPHGPQQPGGPPGQQGQGYPGSVAQQQATAALQHRIQHQHNLQMQQQNAMAGLPGGDAGPGVGGPQQPSQGPQPTQGGPPPPSSQALLQQALHQRLLQQQQQQQQHLGPGGSPAQHSNPMSPQQPQQMAQSPHLQGQTHPTSLANQVRSPQPSPRPQSQPPHSSPSPRMQPQPSPHHISPQMQTGSPHPGHLNQHHPGMGVPPQQQPTTQQQQQNSMEQFGSDQSAMLSQLSSMASLHGPGGNSQDPLGQNMNHNPLDIM; encoded by the exons ATGGCCGATAATGTCCTGGAGTCCGGCCCGCCTTCAGCTAAGAGGCCCAAGCTGTCCTCTCCGGCTCTCTCCGTGTCTGCCAGTGATGGAAATG ATTTTGGTTCATTCTTTGACCTGGAGCACGACCTCCCAGATGAGCTAATCAGCTCGTCGGACCTGGGTCTGACCAACGGAGGGGATGCCAGCCAACTCCATACCACTCTCGGAGGTATTGGTTTGGGAGGCCAGGATGCAGCtgccaaacacaaacagctgtctGAACTCTTGCGAGCTGGAGCCCCAGCACAGCAGGGTGGCCCTACTTCCAACAGCACAGCACCTGGGGCTTCCATGGGGATGATGGGGGGCGTCAGCGTTTCCCCGGGTGGACCTCAAGCCATGCCCCCCCAgggccagcagcagcaacctGGATTAATGCAGCAGGTTGGGATGGTTGGAGGGATGGCAGCTCACAATCGAGCAGCTTCCATGATGGGTAACCAGAAGGGTAACACTGGACAGCAGGGGCTGATGGGGGGGCAGGTGATGAATGGCTCGCCGAGAATGGGTTACCCTGGCAATGCAGGCATGGGTAACAGTAGTAACCTGTTGGCGGAAACCCTGCAGCAGGGGCCAATGGGACCAGGGGGTCAAGCAGGGATGAGACCACAGCAGCCTGGAGCACTGAACAAG ATGAATATGATGGCCAATGCGGGCCCCTATGGTGGTCCGTACGGCCAATCTGCTGGCCAGGGGCTGCCTGGAGCAGGGCTGGGCCCGCAGCTCCAGAATAAGACAGGCCTGCCCAACAATATGGCCAATCAGTTCAACATGGACAAGAAGGGGCCACCGGGTCAAGGCATGCCTGGGATG ccctctcagcagcagcaacctGGAGCGGTTGGCGGCGTGTCTGtcggtggagcagcagcagcagtggggggGCCGCAGGTTGGGCTCAATGTTGTAGGGGCAGGTCCCGGCACAGCGCCGCCTACTGCAGACCCTGAGAAGCGGAAGCTAATTCAACAGCAGCTGGTGCTCTTGCTCCACGCGCACAAGTGCCAGCGGAGGGAGCAAGCCAACGGCGAAGTGCGACAGTGCAACCTGCCGCACTGCCGCACCATGAAGAATGTGCTGAACCACATGACTCATTGCCAGGCTGGCAAGTCCTGCCAGG tggCACACTGTGCCTCATCCAGACAGATAATCTCTCATTGGAAGAATTGCACACGACATGACTGTCCTGTATGCCTGCCACTGAAAAACGCTGGAGACAAGAGGAACCAGCAGT CGCTCCTCAACAGTGCAGGGGTGGGTTTGGTGAACTCTTTAGGGTCAGGGGTGCCAGGTGGACAGTCCAACACGCCCAATCTGAACCCCCCAAACCAGATTGATCCCAGCTCCATAGAGAGGGCCTACGCTGCGCTGGGTCTCACTTACCAGGGAAACCAGATGCCGCAGCAACAATCGACCAACATGCCAAACCAAGGGCTGCAGGGGCAGCCTGGAATGAGGACTCTAAACACCATGG GAGCAAACTCTATGGGAGTGAATGGTGGAGTGCAGTCCCCCAACCAGCAGTCTACACTACTGCCAGACGCCATGTTGCACAACAACATGAATGTACAGAG TTTGATGAATGATAGTTTGGGGAGCCTGGGATCCATGCCCACAGCAACTCCTCCTTCTGCTGCAGGCATGAGGAAGTCCTGGCATGAGGACATCACACAGGACCTCCGTAACCACCTAGTCCACAAACT CAGTGTACAGGCCATCTTCCCTACTCCCGACCCCGCTGCACTGAAGGATCGGCGGATGGAAAATCTCGTGGCTTACGCTCGAAAAGTAGAGGGTGACATGTACGAGTCAGCTAACAGTAGG GCGGAGTACTACCACCTGCTGGCAGAGAAGATCTACAAGATCCaaaaggagctggaggagaagaggaagacgcGGCTCCAGAAGCAGGGCATGATGCCCGGCCAACCTGGAATAGGCTCCCCAGGCCTCCCACAGGGGCCTCCAAGCATGGGACAGCCGCCCATGCTCCCGGGGCAACCCCCAA ATGGTCCTCACATCGATCCGTCCATGGTCCGACCAGCAGGACCCAACCAGATGGTCAACAGGATGCAGAACCCAGCAG GAATGAACCAGTTTGGTCAGATGGGGATGCAGTCGATGGGTCAGAGGTCgacccctcctcttcctcttggtTCTCCAATGAACCAG ATGGGTATGGGTGCAGCAAGAATGGGCCAGCCCAATGCCACACAGTTACAGAACCAGTACCTCCCCCAAGGCCAGTTTCCAGGGTCCAGTCCTGGACTTGGTTCTGGTCCTAGTGGCATGAACCAGCCCGGGCCACAGACTACAGTGCCACAG CAGAACCAGATGTCAACGCCGCCTTCCCTCCCAGTCAGTAGTCCTGCACCACAGTCTGCCTCTTCTGCTCCGGGCTCTGGGGCCCCTGGAGGCTCCATGGGGCCTGGTAGTGCCACCGGTGCTGGGTCTCTACCCAGCTTGCCTCAATCCTCCACCCCCACCCAGTCCAACTCCTACCCGCACTGCCCGTCCATCCGAACAAACTCGCCGTCACCAGCTCGCAGCTTAACGCCTCAACCTCATCAAACACCCCCCACGTTACCTGGTTCTCAAACACCACAGCCACACACTCCGAGCACACCTCAGCTACCACCTCCACAGcacccacaacaacaacaacaacaacaacaacagcaacaacaacagcaacaaactttacagcagcagcagcagcagcagcagcagcagccaccatCAGCACAGTCAGTGAATTCTGAGAAGGCCGGTCAGCATCCACAGAAGACGCTTGGGGGTGTGGCTTCCTCGGGCCCCCAAGCAAGTCAGGCTTCTTCAGTGCCCAACCAGAATGCTCATGTGCCACCACAGCTGCCCAAGACCCCA CTATCTGCGAAGCCTTCTCTGACAGGAGATTGTCAGGTGTCCTCCCCAGCCTCGGTCAACAGCAGCACTGATGCCAGCTCCCAGCCAGCTCCATCAGATGGCCCTGCTGCCAGCCAGGAAGAAGTTAAAATGGAGgtgaagaagcaggaggaagaggaagatgaagggacTGACTCACAAGGAGAGGGCAAAGGGAAGATGGGAAAGGGTCAGGCTGACgtgaagacagaggagaaacctGAA ataaagaaagagaagctcTCGTCGGATGGGTGTAAAGGCGAGCCCATGGATACATCTTCGTTCTCGACGTCATCGTCGGTAACAACAGGTGAAGACAAGAAGCCGGAGGTGAAGAAAGAGCccaaagaggaagatgaggggtCAGCATCCAGTACCAGCTCCCCAGCCAGCGCTCAGTGCAAGAAGAAGA tCTTTAAGCCGGAGGAGCTGCGTCAGGCTCTGATGCCCACGCTGGAAGCTTTGTACCGGCAGGACCCTGAGTCTTTGCCCTTCCGTCAACCGGTGGACCCCCAGTTACTGGGAATACCC GACTACTTTGATATTGTGAAGAACCCCATGGACCTGTCAACCATCAAGAGGAAGCTGGACACGGGACAATACCAGGAGCCGTGGCAATATGTCGACGATATCTGGCTGATGTTCAACAACGCCTGGCTCTACAACCGCAAGACGTCACGTGTATACAAGTACTGCTCCAAGCTGGCTGAGGTGTTTGAGTCGGAGATCGACCCGGTCATGCAGGGCCTGGGATACTGTTGTGGGAGGAAG TTTGAGTTTTCCCCTCAAACTCTATGCTGCTACGGAAAACAATTATGCACCATCCAACGTGATGCTGCGTACTTTAGCTACCAGAACAG GTACCACTTCTGTGAGAAGTGTTTCAACGAAATCCAGGGCGAGACCGTTTCCCTGGGGGACGACCCCTCGCAGCCTCAGAC GTTGACATTTAAGCctttaaatacagaaaacttTTTTGGAGTcataaaagacagaagaaacaTTAAAGCAGATCGGCAGAT GTCTATCAACAAAGAGCAGTTCCAACGAAAGAAGAACGACACACTTGATCCCGAGTT gCTTGTGGAATGTATTGACTGCGGTCGTAAAATGCACCAGATCTGTGTCCTGCATCATGACACCATATGGCCTTTAGG CTTCACatgtgacagctgcctcaaaaAGGCGAACAAGACACGGAAAGAGAACAAATACGCAGCTAGAA GACTTCCGCAGACCAAGCTGGGGGGTTATTTGGAGTCGCGTGTGAACGACTACCTCAAGCGACATGGCCAACCCGAATCTGGCGATATCACCATCCGAGTCGTCCACGTCTCGGACAAGGTGGTCGAGGTCAAGCCAGGCATGAAGTCCAG gtTTGTGGACAGTGGAGAAATGTCGGAGTCCTTCCCCTACAGGATGAAAGCCTTGTTTGCATTTGAGGACATCGACGGcgcagatgtgtgttttttcggCATGCACGTCCAAGAGTACGGCTCAGACTGCCCGCCTCCCAATCAGAGACGAGTGTACATCTCTTACCTGGACAGCGTGCACTTCTTCAAACCTCGACACCTCAGGACGGCTGTCTACCATGAGATCCTGCTGGGCTACCTGGAGTATGTCAAGAGGCAGGG GTATACAACGGGTCATATCTGGGCCTGTCCACCCAGTGAAGGGGATGATTACATCTTTCACTGCCATCCAATGGACCAGAAGATCCCCAAGCCAAAACGCCTGCAGGAGTGGTACAGGAAGATGCTGGACAAGGCTGTGGCTGAGCGCATTGTCCATGATTACAAG GACGTGTTCAAGCAAGCAACAGAGGACCGGCTGACCAGCGCCAAGGAGCTGCCATATTTTGAGGGCGACTTCTGGCCAAACGTGCTGGAGGAGAGCAtcaaggagctggagcaggaggaagaggagaggaagcgaGAGGAGAACAGCACCTCCAATGAGAGCATAGAT GCCACAAAAGGAGACAGCAAGAATGCCAAAAAGAAGAACAATAAAAAGACGAGCAAGAACAAGAGCAGCTTGAGCCGAGCCAACAAGAAGAAACCGGGGATGCCCAACGTTTCCAATGACCTTTCTCAGAAACTCTACGCTACCATGGAGAAACATAAGGAG GTCTTCTTTGTCATCCGCCTCATTGCCGGACCCACAGCCAACTCCCTGCCCGCCATCACTGACGTGGACCCGCTGATGGCCTGTGACCTGATGGACGGCCGCGACGCCTTCCTGACTCTGGCCAGGGACAAGCACCTGGAGTTCAGCTCTCTGAGGAGGTCCCTGTGGAGCTCCATGTGTATGTTGGTGGAGCTGCACAACCAGAGCCAGGACCGCTTCGTTTACACTTGCAATGAGTGTAAACATCACGTGGAGACACGCTACCACTGCACCGTCTGCGAG GACTATGACTTGTGCATCACCTGCTACAACATTAAAGGTCATGAGCACAAGATGGATAAACTGGGTCTGGGGCTGGACGACGACAGCAACAACGCGTCAGCAGCAGCTACTCAGAGCCCTGGAGACTCCCGTCGTCTAAGCATCCAGAGATGTATTCAGTCGCTGGTCCATGCGTGCCAGTGCCGCAACGCCAACTGCTCTCTGCCGTCCTGCCAGAAGATGAAGCGCGTTGTTCAGCACACAAAAGGCTGCAAGCGCAAGACGAATGGTGGCTGCCCCATCTGCAAGCAGCTCATTGCTCTGTGCTGCTACCATGCTAAACACTGTCAAGAGAACAAATGTCCAGTCCCGTTCTGTCTGAACATCAAGCAAAAGCtgcggcagcagcagctacagcacaGGCTCCAGCAGGCGCAAATGTTAAGGAGAAGAATGGCCAGCATGCAGAGGGTGGGGCAGGCCGCTGTTGGGCCACCCGGAGGGCCTGTGGTCGGACTTCCATCACCAGGAAACAATGGTACCACAGCACCAAGTACCCCAACGTCTGTAGGAACCCAGCCCCCAACCCCCCAGACACCAACTCAGACCATGCCTCCAGTCCCGCAGCAGGGAATGGGTCCAGGACCtggagtccagcagcagcaacagcagccagGTGGGATGCCCTCACAAAGTGGCATGCCTCCTCAGCACCCCCACCACCAGTTTCCGCAGATGTCTCCccaacatcagcagcagatgcttcaagtccagcagcagcagcagcagcaacaacaacaacagcagcagcagcagcaacagcatcaacaacagcagctgcagctgcagcagcagcagcagctgcagcagcagcagcagcacagtggagCAGGGACCAACCCTCAACAACTCCAACAGCACCCGAACAATTTGCCTCCATATGCCAGCAGACCTCCAGGCTCCTCCCCAATCCACCAGTCCCAGGGCAAACCAGTTCTTCGGTCTGCAACACCTCCCCAGCTGCAGCCTGGTGGCACTGTCATGGCTGGAAGTGTTGGGGGCCAGCAACCTCCTAACCAGGCCCAGCCTCCCCTTTCACAGCAGCATCCTTCTGGCCCTCCACCGGCAGCAGTAGAAATCGCCATGAAGATCCAACAGGTAGCTGATGCTCAGAGAAAGATGGCTCTGCAACGACAAGCCGCCCAGGCAGCTGCAGGCTTGATGCCTCCTCACCCGCACCATCAACAGGGTCAAGGTCAACAGATAAGCATGGGACACCCAGGGGCAGTTGGGATGGTTGGACCTCAGGGCATGCCACAACAGTCGGCAGCAGTGGCAGCTGCTCGTGCCCACATGGAACAGCAACAAAGTGCTCAACCGGGCATGATGGTCGGTGCTGGGGGGCCCATGCAGCAAAGCCCTCAGCAGGTAAACCTTCCCCAGGGCCAGCTCCCCCCTCAGgtgcagcttcagcagcagaggatggGTGCACCACTTCAAAACcctcaacagcagcaacagcagtggGCAGGCCAGGGGATGCCACCCCAGCAGAGACAAGCTATGATGAACCAAATGGGCCATCCAGCCATGAtggcagctcagcagcagcaacttcaacagcagcagcagcaacaacagcagcagcagcagcagcagcagcagcagcagcagcagcagcagcaacagcagcagcagcaccaacaAGCTCAGGGCCATGCTGCCTTGATAAACatggcgcagcagcagcagcagcaaggtgCTGGTGTCCCAGGGGGGGCTGTCCCTGGAGCTACTGGTGTCCCAGGAGCTATTGCTGCTGGTGGGAACATCCCCCAGGCTGCCCTCCAAGACCTGTTACGGACTCTCCGCTCGCCTAGCTCACCgatccagcagcagcaagtcCTCAACATCTTGAGGTCTAATCCACAGCTCATGGCTGCTTTTATTAAGCAGAGGGCTTCAAAATACAAGGGGGTGCCGGGGGCTCCAGGTGGACCGGGTGGACCGGGTGCCATGCCGGGAGGTCCTGGTCCCACAGGAGGTCCTGTTGGTAATGCCATGGCAGGAGGGGGACCACAGGTGAACATGAATTCTGCAGGTTCCGGCCAGCCTGGGATGCATATGGCAAGTCAGGGAGGGACGAATGTCAACATGGCCACTATGGcccagctacagcagcagcaacagctgcagcagcagcagcagcaacagcagcttcagcagcagcagttacaacagttacaacagcaacaacagttacaacagcaacaacagttgcaacagcaacaacagttgcaacagcagcaacagttacaacagcagcagcagaggccaaTGCTCAGTAGTTTACAGCAACAACAAGTGGCagctctccagcagcagcagcagcagcaacagcagcagcaacagcaacaacaacagcagcagcaacaacaacagcagcagcaacagcagcagcaacagcagcagcagcaaggggGAGTAAGGCCTATGCAAGGCCAGGGCCCAATGGGAAATCTCAACACTACCCAGTTTAGAGAGATGCTCATGAGGCGgcatctccagcagcagcagcaacaacagcagcagcagcagcaacaacaaatggGAGTAAATCACGGTCAGTTCCAGCAGCCACAACCACCACAGGGGCAAAGCTACATGGGACAGCCTGGGATGCAGCCTCCAACAGTGGGACAGGGCCAGGCTGGAGGTCCTCCTCATGGCCCCCAGCAGCCTGGTGGTCCCCCAGGCCAGCAGGGGCAAGGTTACCCAGGATCGGTGGCCCAGCAGCAAGCTACAGCTGCTCTGCAGCATAGGATCCAGCACCAGCACAACCtccagatgcagcagcagaatgCCATGGCTGGTCTGCCAGGGGGCGATGCAGGGCCAGGTGTGGGAGGTCCTCAGCAGCCATCTCAAGGCCCTCAGCCCACTCAAGGTGGCCCCCCACCTCCATCTTCTCAAGCCCTGCTACAACAGGCCCTCCACCAGAGactgctccagcagcagcagcagcagcaacagcatctGGGCCCCGGCGGGTCACCGGCCCAGCACAGCAATCCCATGAGTCcccagcagccgcagcagatGGCCCAGTCCCCACACCTGCAGGGCCAGACACATCCCACATCGCTGGCTAACCAGGTGCGATCTCCACAGCCCTCTCCCAGACCGCAGTCCCAGCCGCCGCACTCCAGCCCGTCCCCGCGCATGCAGCCCCAGCCCTCCCCACATCACATCTCCCCTCAGATGCAGACGGGTTCACCACACCCAGGCCATCTGAACCAGCACCACCCAGGCATGGGGGTCCCTCCACAACAACAGCCAACAAcccaacagcagc